One part of the Gadus macrocephalus chromosome 8, ASM3116895v1 genome encodes these proteins:
- the rab31 gene encoding ras-related protein Rab-31: protein MAIRELKVCLLGDTGVGKSSIVCRFVQDHFDHNISPTIGASFLTKTVPFGQELHKYLIWDTAGQERFHSLAPMYYRGSAAAVVVYDITKLDSFQTLKKWVKELKEHGPEDIVVAIAGNKNDLGDIREVPMKEAKEFAESIAAIFIETSARNAVNVEELFQKISKQIPPLQNPDVESNESFKLTQQPQPSTRRCC, encoded by the exons ATGGCGATAAGGGAGCTCAAGGTCTGTCTTTTGGGG GACACAGGAGTTGGAAAGTCAAGTATTGTATGCCGTTTCGTGCAAGACCATTTTGACCACAACATAAGTCCAACGATCGG TGCGTCGTTTCTCACCAAGACAGTGCCGTTTGGGCAGGAACTCCACAAATACCTGATCTGGGACACTGCTGGACAGGAAAGG TTCCACTCGCTAGCTCCTATGTACTACCGTGGTTCGGCCGCTGCAGTCGTCGTCTATGACATTACTAAACTG GACTCCTTCCAGACCCTGAAGAAGTGGGTGAAGGAGCTGAAGGAACATGGACCGGAGGATATTGTTGTCGCCATAGCCGGGAACAAAAACGACCTTGGAGACATCAG GGAAGTGCCGATGAAGGAAGCAAAGGAGTTTGCAGAATCCATTGCGGCAATTTTCATTGAGACTAGTGCTAGAAACGCTGTCAACGTTGAGGAACTCTTCCAGAAGATCA GCAAGCAGATCCCACCCCTGCAAAACCCAGATGTGGAGAGCAACGAGTCTTTCAAGCTCACCCAACAACCCCAGCCGTCCACTAGGAGGTGCTGCTAG